One genomic window of Sulfurovum lithotrophicum includes the following:
- a CDS encoding 6-pyruvoyl trahydropterin synthase family protein encodes MLIRKLFKFENAHIVRDCSTRRCSENIHGHSYKVEVLLESNYLDNGQMVYDFGLTKLYIKELIDSFDHAITLWSKDDPAYIEAMKRYSSRWVELPVSPSAEQFSRVIYLMVERVLACTEMRNGEREVKLHSIIIHETETGYAQGFMEDAYSELMGKIALEDIVFSEQVSLEWSDPALWKKLLKGEKLLNPQKV; translated from the coding sequence ATGCTGATCAGAAAACTTTTTAAATTTGAAAATGCCCATATTGTACGTGACTGTTCTACCCGACGTTGCAGTGAGAACATACACGGGCACTCCTATAAAGTGGAGGTGCTGCTTGAATCGAACTATCTTGATAACGGGCAGATGGTGTATGATTTCGGGCTGACCAAACTCTATATCAAAGAGCTGATCGACTCTTTTGACCATGCGATCACTCTTTGGTCGAAAGATGATCCTGCCTATATCGAAGCGATGAAACGTTACAGCAGCCGCTGGGTAGAACTTCCCGTTTCTCCCTCTGCAGAACAGTTCAGCCGTGTGATCTACCTGATGGTGGAACGTGTCCTTGCGTGTACGGAAATGCGTAATGGCGAGAGAGAGGTGAAACTGCACAGTATCATCATACATGAGACGGAAACGGGTTATGCACAGGGGTTCATGGAAGATGCGTACAGTGAACTGATGGGAAAGATCGCACTTGAAGATATTGTTTTCTCAGAGCAGGTCAGTCTGGAGTGGAGTGATCCTGCGCTTTGGAAGAAACTTCTAAAAGGGGAGAAGCTGCTCAATCCCCAAAAGGTATAG
- a CDS encoding MFS transporter: MFKIDDPKNNYKNVTHAFFLALAITIAEPSTILPLMVHHFSDSMVIVGVFASLLRGGAIMIQLYAAFHAQAYKRVLPYLGKVFFFRWISWFAIGLSIFFIGDSNKSLTLFFIGLGLFFFSFTAGFGAIYFKELQAKLFSKQYRGKTMANRQVAGSIASIISGGVAGYVLNHYEAPLNYAYLFMVSSLFMVIGFVTFVTIEEPVKENISHKEKNFGLFIKNAVATLKEDKRLQQQIFAIFLSYSYFLSMPFVILNANSSFTLTGWMLGGFITVQMLGSIVGSTFLWRRIHDYEKMLSLSFLFMIAAFILALFAANVYAYALIFLLFGVALDGFNISGMNLVIEIAPEDKRPIYTALQTNIVSLGLFFPVLGGVILKFIGSYAVIYLLSILLLIWGFYISKKLK; this comes from the coding sequence ATGTTCAAAATCGATGATCCTAAAAATAACTACAAAAATGTAACGCATGCTTTCTTTTTGGCTCTGGCGATCACGATCGCCGAGCCGTCTACTATTTTACCTTTAATGGTACACCACTTCAGTGACAGTATGGTCATCGTAGGGGTTTTTGCCTCTTTGCTTCGTGGCGGGGCAATCATGATACAGCTTTATGCTGCATTTCATGCCCAGGCATATAAACGCGTATTGCCCTATTTGGGAAAAGTCTTTTTCTTTCGCTGGATCTCATGGTTTGCGATCGGACTGAGTATTTTCTTTATCGGGGACAGCAATAAATCCCTGACACTCTTTTTCATCGGGCTGGGACTTTTTTTCTTCTCCTTTACGGCCGGATTCGGTGCGATCTATTTTAAAGAACTGCAAGCCAAACTTTTCTCCAAACAATATCGTGGCAAGACGATGGCGAACAGACAGGTGGCAGGCTCCATTGCGTCTATTATCAGCGGGGGTGTTGCAGGGTATGTGCTCAATCATTATGAAGCCCCTTTGAATTATGCCTATCTGTTCATGGTAAGCAGCCTCTTTATGGTCATAGGCTTTGTGACATTTGTTACCATAGAAGAACCCGTTAAGGAAAACATTTCACATAAAGAGAAAAACTTTGGTTTGTTCATTAAAAATGCTGTAGCGACACTCAAAGAGGACAAGCGCCTGCAACAGCAGATCTTTGCTATTTTTCTGAGTTACAGCTATTTTCTCTCTATGCCCTTTGTTATTTTGAATGCCAACAGTTCTTTCACTTTGACCGGGTGGATGCTGGGCGGTTTTATTACCGTACAGATGCTGGGAAGCATTGTAGGAAGCACATTTTTATGGAGAAGGATCCACGATTATGAAAAAATGCTTTCACTCAGTTTTCTATTTATGATCGCTGCTTTTATTTTGGCACTGTTTGCTGCAAATGTATATGCCTATGCGTTGATCTTTTTGCTTTTTGGTGTGGCATTGGACGGTTTCAATATCTCCGGGATGAATCTGGTCATAGAGATAGCACCGGAAGATAAAAGGCCGATCTATACTGCCTTGCAGACCAATATTGTTTCTTTGGGCCTTTTTTTTCCGGTATTGGGAGGGGTAATTCTTAAGTTCATAGGCAGTTATGCTGTTATCTATCTTTTAAGTATACTGTTGCTGATATGGGGTTTTTATATCAGCAAAAAATTAAAATAA
- a CDS encoding peroxiredoxin: MSSSLVLRKAPEFKMEAYDAKTGHYTTVNSEDYQGKWYVVCFYPADFTFVCPTEIAAMNAKYDEFQAMGVDILAVSTDTKFSHKRFVETEPLLKGLQLTIGADSTGTVSRAFGVMIEEEGIALRGRFLINPDGVVVAQEVQAPSVGRNVNEFLRQVEAWQHATKTGEVCPAGWRPGKKTLPVNTDAEQMTGRVGDYITIEEIMS, translated from the coding sequence ATGAGTTCATCATTAGTATTGAGAAAAGCACCAGAATTTAAAATGGAAGCGTATGACGCTAAAACAGGACACTATACAACAGTTAATAGTGAAGACTATCAAGGAAAATGGTATGTAGTTTGTTTTTATCCTGCTGATTTTACCTTTGTATGTCCAACAGAAATTGCAGCAATGAATGCAAAATATGATGAATTTCAAGCTATGGGTGTAGATATTTTAGCCGTATCGACCGATACCAAATTCTCACATAAAAGATTTGTTGAGACAGAGCCTCTTTTAAAAGGTTTGCAACTTACTATAGGTGCAGACTCAACGGGTACAGTAAGTAGAGCATTTGGTGTGATGATAGAAGAAGAGGGTATTGCACTCAGGGGAAGATTTCTTATCAATCCTGATGGTGTAGTTGTTGCGCAAGAAGTACAAGCTCCTTCAGTGGGTAGAAATGTAAATGAATTTTTAAGACAGGTAGAAGCATGGCAACATGCAACAAAAACAGGTGAAGTCTGTCCTGCAGGCTGGAGACCGGGTAAAAAAACACTTCCTGTAAATACGGATGCAGAGCAGATGACAGGCAGAGTTGGTGACTATATTACCATAGAAGAGATTATGTCGTAA
- a CDS encoding MFS transporter has translation MKEIVKKVLPLSLIVALRFFGLFIVLSVLSQYAKDLPGGNAFLAGVALGGYALTQAVLQVPFGVMSDKIGRKKTILFGLLLFAAGSVVAALADNIYILLLGRFLQGAGAIGSVVTAMIADHVREDQRAHAMAVMGMTIAMSFAAAMIIGPVMAGVFSVSSLFWLTAALSLSALVILFTAVPEPPKIVHHYSEEEAKIKHVFKDKDLVRMYITFLFHSGTMAIAFFIIPIVMKEKFDMTTMDYWKVYLPAVFFGILAMAPAAIFGEKYSKGKEVFLASIGFIVASFLLMGFSNSFVWFAVGATFFFIGFNMFEPLLQSFVAKFAKVHQKGAALGVANTFAYVGVFLGGAIGGWIYGHYNAEGVTVFVVILSVFWALWIIGMRNPGLRANLFLDFDSYDKSKLQGLKTLDGVTDFYVNETEGLIVIKYDAEEVSEAHIESFLKEEGAKK, from the coding sequence TTGAAAGAGATCGTTAAAAAAGTCTTACCGCTGAGCCTCATAGTCGCTCTTCGTTTTTTTGGACTGTTCATTGTACTTTCCGTATTGTCGCAGTATGCGAAAGACCTGCCGGGAGGTAATGCTTTCCTTGCCGGGGTTGCTTTGGGTGGGTATGCATTGACCCAGGCGGTGCTTCAGGTACCTTTCGGTGTAATGAGTGATAAAATAGGGCGTAAAAAGACTATTTTATTCGGTTTGCTGCTTTTTGCAGCTGGTTCAGTGGTCGCTGCGTTGGCTGACAATATTTACATTCTGCTCCTTGGACGTTTCCTGCAGGGTGCAGGAGCGATCGGTTCGGTGGTAACTGCTATGATCGCTGACCATGTAAGAGAAGACCAGCGAGCCCATGCTATGGCAGTGATGGGTATGACGATCGCAATGAGTTTCGCTGCTGCAATGATCATCGGTCCGGTGATGGCAGGGGTGTTCTCTGTCTCTTCTCTCTTCTGGCTTACAGCGGCATTGTCTCTTTCTGCTTTGGTTATTTTATTTACGGCAGTACCGGAACCTCCGAAGATCGTACATCACTACAGTGAGGAGGAAGCAAAGATCAAACATGTTTTTAAAGACAAAGACCTGGTACGTATGTATATCACTTTCCTTTTTCACAGTGGAACGATGGCGATCGCTTTTTTCATTATCCCGATCGTGATGAAAGAGAAGTTTGATATGACAACGATGGATTACTGGAAAGTCTATCTGCCTGCGGTATTCTTCGGTATTTTGGCGATGGCGCCTGCTGCGATTTTCGGAGAAAAATACAGTAAAGGAAAAGAAGTTTTCCTTGCTTCCATCGGATTTATCGTTGCCTCTTTCCTTCTGATGGGCTTTTCAAACAGTTTTGTATGGTTCGCTGTGGGGGCAACCTTCTTTTTCATCGGCTTCAATATGTTTGAGCCGCTGTTGCAGAGTTTTGTGGCCAAATTTGCCAAGGTACACCAAAAAGGTGCTGCTTTGGGGGTAGCCAATACCTTTGCCTATGTGGGTGTTTTCCTCGGCGGTGCGATCGGCGGTTGGATCTACGGACATTACAATGCGGAAGGCGTGACAGTCTTTGTGGTGATACTTTCGGTATTCTGGGCACTCTGGATCATCGGTATGAGAAATCCCGGCTTGAGAGCCAATCTCTTTTTAGATTTTGACAGCTACGATAAAAGTAAACTCCAGGGGCTCAAAACACTCGACGGTGTGACAGACTTTTATGTCAATGAGACAGAAGGGCTGATCGTGATCAAATATGATGCAGAAGAGGTCAGCGAAGCGCATATTGAATCCTTCCTGAAAGAAGAGGGTGCAAAAAAATAA
- a CDS encoding FAD-dependent oxidoreductase translates to MKRRDVLKAASLAFVSTLTAGYGSNDVNEKETHKKAKIKSSAVPKKRKNSKVVVVGGGWAGLSLAKHVKIFAPQAEVVMVEKRDHFVSCPMSNEWLVDLVDLEFLTHSYIDASQNNNYTFLNATAIDADKKKHILKTSRGEIAYDYLVFAVGIEYDYDAWAKGDSVLEERLKNEYPAAFIPGSEHITLKHKIKNFKGGNFILTVPEGNYRCLAAPYERACLIADYFMHHNIDGKVVIMDESNKIRIKDKGFSSVFNELYKDHIEYMPSAKILKFDLDKKVVETDFDEIHFEDASFYPNVKAPYILEKLHMTRSTPFNRVEADINRNTYKVKGTNNIYVCGDARPMGFSKSGNTAFSEGMNVAQMIADEINHKTPKWQTPVTICFSLLSTKPEREISLYTEYKYTKNDGMDFQNNITDEAWKTNGLGKEKVAYNWAESMFKNMFY, encoded by the coding sequence ATGAAAAGAAGAGACGTACTCAAAGCAGCCTCACTGGCATTCGTTTCTACACTGACAGCGGGATATGGAAGTAACGATGTAAACGAAAAAGAAACTCACAAGAAAGCAAAAATAAAATCTTCTGCTGTGCCGAAAAAAAGGAAAAATTCCAAAGTCGTTGTTGTGGGAGGCGGTTGGGCTGGCTTGTCACTTGCCAAACATGTAAAAATTTTTGCTCCCCAGGCTGAGGTAGTGATGGTGGAGAAAAGAGACCATTTTGTTTCATGCCCGATGAGTAACGAATGGCTTGTAGATCTGGTAGATCTGGAATTCTTGACACACAGTTACATTGATGCCTCACAAAACAATAACTATACATTCCTCAATGCTACAGCTATAGATGCAGACAAGAAAAAGCATATTTTAAAAACAAGCAGAGGGGAGATAGCGTATGATTATCTTGTGTTTGCTGTAGGGATAGAGTACGACTACGATGCCTGGGCCAAAGGTGACAGTGTTTTAGAGGAAAGATTGAAAAATGAATATCCCGCTGCCTTCATTCCCGGTTCTGAACATATTACGCTTAAACATAAGATCAAAAACTTCAAAGGCGGAAATTTCATACTGACCGTACCCGAAGGCAACTACCGTTGTCTGGCTGCGCCTTATGAAAGGGCCTGCCTGATCGCCGATTATTTTATGCACCATAACATAGATGGGAAAGTGGTCATCATGGATGAGAGCAATAAAATACGCATTAAAGACAAAGGGTTTTCCTCTGTATTCAATGAACTGTATAAAGACCACATAGAATATATGCCCTCAGCAAAGATACTGAAATTCGATCTTGACAAGAAGGTAGTAGAGACAGATTTTGATGAAATACATTTTGAAGATGCCAGTTTTTACCCCAATGTTAAAGCACCTTATATTTTGGAAAAGCTTCATATGACCAGATCTACACCTTTTAACAGAGTAGAAGCAGATATCAATAGAAATACTTATAAAGTAAAAGGTACAAACAATATTTATGTTTGTGGAGATGCAAGACCTATGGGTTTTTCCAAATCAGGAAATACGGCATTTTCAGAAGGTATGAATGTAGCACAGATGATAGCGGATGAGATAAACCATAAAACCCCCAAATGGCAAACACCGGTTACGATTTGTTTTTCATTGCTGTCCACGAAACCAGAAAGAGAAATATCTCTTTATACAGAATATAAATACACAAAAAATGATGGAATGGATTTTCAAAACAATATAACAGATGAAGCATGGAAAACAAATGGTCTAGGTAAGGAAAAGGTTGCGTACAATTGGGCAGAGAGTATGTTTAAGAATATGTTCTACTAA